A region from the Variovorax paradoxus genome encodes:
- a CDS encoding type II toxin-antitoxin system Phd/YefM family antitoxin — protein MQSIGIAEAKNNFSALIDLVEKGEEVRITRHGKEVVRMLPVRRKPVITDEQIERELGQIDALHASIQPGRTVRALRDEGRQS, from the coding sequence ATGCAATCCATCGGCATCGCTGAAGCCAAGAACAACTTCTCGGCCCTGATCGACCTGGTCGAAAAGGGCGAGGAGGTTCGCATCACCCGCCACGGCAAGGAGGTGGTGCGCATGCTGCCGGTGCGGCGCAAGCCGGTCATCACCGACGAGCAGATCGAGCGCGAACTCGGCCAGATCGACGCGCTGCACGCCAGCATCCAGCCCGGCCGCACCGTGCGTGCACTGCGGGACGAAGGGCGCCAATCGTGA
- a CDS encoding type II toxin-antitoxin system VapC family toxin gives MDASVTAAWLLPDQASEHTRKLYAAIRRDEVEPQAPNAWQWECANILANGVRSGRIPTSAVEGLWSVLDAIRHRVELHELAPAQHKAVLAVAIDAGVSLYEAGYLWLAKSLNLPLATFDEQLIQAAPKAGVKLFDISTL, from the coding sequence ATGGACGCGTCCGTCACCGCCGCCTGGCTCTTGCCCGACCAGGCCAGCGAACACACCCGCAAGCTCTACGCCGCCATCCGCCGCGACGAAGTGGAGCCGCAGGCGCCCAACGCCTGGCAATGGGAGTGCGCCAACATCCTTGCCAATGGCGTGCGCAGCGGCCGCATTCCAACGTCCGCGGTCGAAGGGCTGTGGAGCGTGCTCGACGCGATCCGCCATCGCGTCGAACTGCACGAACTCGCACCGGCGCAGCACAAGGCGGTGCTGGCCGTGGCCATCGACGCCGGCGTCTCGCTCTACGAAGCGGGCTACCTCTGGCTCGCCAAGTCGCTCAATCTCCCGCTCGCCACCTTCGACGAGCAACTCATCCAGGCCGCGCCCAAGGCGGGCGTGAAGCTGTTCGACATTTCAACGCTCTGA
- the guaA gene encoding glutamine-hydrolyzing GMP synthase, translating to MQHDKILILDFGSQVTQLIARRVREAHVLSEVHPCDVSDEWVREYAADGHLKGVILSGSHASVYEETTDKAPQAVFDLGVPVLGICYGMQTMAHQLGGKVEGGHKREFGFASVRAHGHTALLKDIADFTTPEGHGMLNVWMSHGDKVTELPPGFKLMASTDSCPIAGMADEARRYYALQFHPEVTHTQQGKAIIERFVLGICEAKPDWVMRDHVAEAVQKIREQVGDEEVILGLSGGVDSSVAAALIHRAIGDQLTCVFVDHGLLRLNEGDMVMEMFEGKLHAKVIRVDASDLFLGKLAGVSDPEAKRKIIGGEFVTVFKQEAAKLKAGDGGHKGATFLAQGTIYPDVIESGGAKSKKAVTIKSHHNVGGLPEQLGLKLLEPLRDLFKDEVRELGVALGLPPEMVYRHPFPGPGLGVRILGEVKKEYADLLRRADAIFIEELRNFKDESGKSWYDLTSQAFTVFLPVKSVGVMGDGRTYDYVVALRAVQTSDFMTADWAELPYALLKKVSGRIINEVRGINRVTYDVSSKPPATIEWE from the coding sequence ATGCAACACGACAAGATCCTCATCCTCGATTTCGGCTCGCAAGTCACGCAGCTCATCGCACGCCGCGTGCGTGAAGCGCATGTGCTCAGCGAAGTGCACCCTTGCGACGTCAGCGACGAATGGGTGCGCGAATACGCGGCCGACGGCCATCTGAAGGGCGTGATTCTTTCGGGCAGCCACGCCAGCGTGTACGAAGAGACCACCGACAAGGCCCCGCAGGCCGTGTTCGACCTGGGCGTGCCGGTGCTCGGCATCTGCTACGGCATGCAGACCATGGCGCACCAGCTCGGCGGCAAGGTCGAGGGCGGTCACAAGCGCGAGTTCGGTTTCGCGTCCGTGCGCGCGCATGGCCACACCGCGCTCTTGAAGGACATCGCCGACTTCACCACGCCTGAAGGCCACGGCATGCTCAACGTGTGGATGAGCCACGGCGACAAGGTCACCGAGCTGCCGCCGGGCTTCAAGCTCATGGCCAGCACCGACAGCTGCCCCATCGCCGGCATGGCCGACGAGGCGCGCCGCTACTACGCGCTGCAGTTCCACCCCGAAGTCACGCACACGCAGCAGGGCAAGGCGATCATCGAGCGCTTCGTGCTCGGCATCTGCGAGGCCAAGCCCGACTGGGTCATGCGCGACCACGTCGCCGAAGCCGTGCAGAAGATCCGTGAGCAGGTGGGCGATGAGGAAGTCATCCTCGGCCTCTCGGGCGGCGTCGATTCGAGCGTGGCCGCCGCGCTCATTCACCGCGCCATCGGCGACCAGCTGACCTGCGTGTTCGTCGACCACGGCCTCTTGCGCCTGAACGAAGGCGACATGGTCATGGAGATGTTCGAGGGCAAGCTGCACGCGAAGGTGATTCGCGTCGACGCCAGCGACCTGTTCCTCGGCAAGCTCGCGGGCGTGAGCGACCCCGAAGCCAAGCGCAAGATCATCGGCGGCGAGTTCGTCACCGTGTTCAAGCAGGAGGCCGCCAAGCTCAAGGCGGGTGATGGCGGCCACAAGGGCGCGACCTTCCTGGCGCAGGGCACCATCTATCCCGACGTCATCGAATCGGGTGGCGCCAAGAGCAAGAAGGCCGTCACGATCAAGAGCCACCACAACGTGGGCGGCCTGCCCGAGCAGCTCGGCCTCAAGCTGCTAGAGCCGCTGCGCGACCTGTTCAAGGACGAAGTGCGCGAACTCGGCGTGGCGCTCGGCCTGCCGCCCGAGATGGTGTACCGCCATCCGTTCCCCGGCCCCGGCCTGGGCGTGCGCATCCTTGGCGAAGTGAAGAAGGAATACGCCGACCTGCTGCGCCGCGCCGATGCGATCTTCATCGAGGAACTGCGCAACTTCAAGGACGAGTCCGGCAAGAGCTGGTACGACCTCACGAGCCAGGCCTTCACCGTGTTCCTGCCCGTGAAGAGCGTGGGCGTGATGGGCGACGGCCGCACCTACGACTACGTGGTCGCGCTGCGCGCCGTGCAGACCAGCGACTTCATGACCGCCGACTGGGCCGAGCTGCCTTATGCGCTGCTCAAGAAGGTGTCGGGGCGGATCATCAACGAAGTGCGCGGGATCAACCGCGTGACGTATGACGTGTCAAGCAAGCCGCCGGCGACGATCGAGTGGGAGTGA
- a CDS encoding type II toxin-antitoxin system RelE/ParE family toxin, whose protein sequence is MRVLWTLSAEQDRADIVDFIAQDNPLAAIRMDEIFSAVVRRLAEHPLLGRAGQIPGTRELIPHESYRLVYEVRADTVWILTLVHTARLWPPTRS, encoded by the coding sequence ATGAGGGTCCTGTGGACCTTGTCCGCCGAGCAAGACCGCGCCGACATCGTCGACTTCATCGCTCAGGACAACCCGCTCGCCGCCATCCGCATGGATGAGATTTTCTCGGCAGTCGTCCGCCGGCTGGCCGAGCACCCCCTGCTGGGACGGGCCGGACAGATCCCGGGCACCCGCGAGTTGATCCCACACGAGAGCTATCGGCTGGTCTATGAGGTGCGGGCTGATACCGTCTGGATCTTGACCTTGGTGCATACCGCTCGCCTGTGGCCACCGACCCGGTCGTGA
- a CDS encoding arginase family protein, whose amino-acid sequence MPTRPYAIVEAPSTLGLATDGVEGLPGRLLELGLADRIHARCAGRLAVPPKDPKPDPATLTLNAGAIASWSPTLADAVEKVLDAGEFPVVLGGDCTIVLGSMLALRRRGRYGLFFIDGNADFFQPEAEPNGECASMDLALVTGHGPALLTDLEGRRPLVRPEDTVAFAFRDHKDQAQFGSQPLPAELMACDLPTIRRLGVEAATRAAVDHLTRAELDGFLIHLDADCLDDAIMPAVDFRVPGGLSWDELSTALRLILASGKALGMEVTIYNPRLDEDGSAGSGLAAVLATALGMAAPA is encoded by the coding sequence ATGCCGACCCGACCCTATGCCATCGTTGAAGCGCCCTCCACGCTGGGCCTGGCGACCGACGGCGTGGAGGGCTTGCCCGGCCGGCTGCTGGAACTGGGCCTCGCGGACCGCATCCATGCGCGGTGTGCCGGGCGACTCGCCGTTCCGCCGAAAGACCCGAAGCCCGATCCAGCCACCCTGACGCTGAATGCCGGCGCGATCGCGTCATGGTCGCCCACGCTCGCGGATGCCGTGGAGAAGGTGCTGGACGCGGGCGAGTTCCCGGTGGTGCTGGGCGGGGACTGCACGATCGTGCTGGGCTCGATGCTCGCGCTGCGCCGGCGCGGTCGCTATGGCCTGTTCTTCATCGACGGCAACGCCGATTTCTTCCAGCCCGAGGCCGAGCCCAACGGCGAATGCGCGTCCATGGACCTGGCCCTTGTCACCGGCCACGGGCCGGCGCTGCTGACCGACCTGGAGGGCCGCCGTCCGCTGGTGCGGCCCGAAGACACCGTCGCCTTCGCATTTCGCGACCACAAAGACCAGGCCCAATTCGGCAGCCAGCCTTTGCCGGCGGAGCTCATGGCCTGCGATCTCCCCACTATCCGCCGCTTGGGCGTCGAAGCCGCCACCCGTGCGGCCGTTGACCACCTGACGCGGGCCGAGCTCGACGGTTTCCTCATCCATCTGGACGCCGATTGCCTCGACGATGCGATCATGCCGGCAGTCGATTTCCGCGTCCCGGGCGGGCTGTCATGGGACGAACTGTCGACGGCGCTCCGGCTCATCCTGGCGAGCGGAAAGGCGCTCGGCATGGAGGTCACCATCTACAACCCGCGCCTCGACGAGGACGGCAGCGCCGGCAGCGGCCTTGCAGCGGTGCTGGCCACAGCGCTGGGCATGGCCGCGCCTGCTTGA
- a CDS encoding autotransporter, translating into MTSPLPVSSTLRTAIDEIVDAAGKADRLDRVAKVLRDITARFHSLGELVHEAGDDEVLLCANDTLTIYHITLTPGLQYPPHNHLMDALIGIYRGKETNFIYPLSDGRLRVPQRSEAIAPEVVHLPPDTVHAVANPGTARSGALHVYLGNLLHTKRQMWRFAGDRPEAFDNDRYLAEARPIEP; encoded by the coding sequence ATGACTTCACCCCTGCCCGTCAGTTCAACCCTTCGGACTGCGATCGACGAGATCGTCGACGCTGCCGGAAAGGCCGATCGCCTCGATCGCGTCGCCAAGGTGTTGCGCGACATCACTGCCCGCTTCCATTCGCTCGGCGAGCTGGTCCACGAGGCGGGTGACGATGAAGTCCTGCTGTGCGCGAACGACACACTGACGATCTATCACATCACGCTCACGCCGGGTCTGCAGTACCCGCCTCACAACCATCTGATGGACGCCCTCATCGGCATCTATCGGGGCAAAGAGACGAACTTCATTTATCCACTGTCCGACGGCCGGCTGCGAGTTCCGCAACGGAGCGAAGCCATCGCACCCGAGGTGGTTCACCTGCCTCCCGATACCGTGCACGCGGTGGCGAATCCGGGCACGGCGCGCTCGGGCGCATTGCATGTGTACCTCGGCAATCTGCTGCACACGAAGAGGCAGATGTGGCGCTTCGCGGGAGATCGGCCCGAGGCGTTCGACAACGACCGGTATCTGGCCGAGGCGCGCCCCATCGAGCCCTGA
- a CDS encoding DUF6616 family protein: MSHYLVELYSPKPGWLALSAAQRSRFLDGIKAGMSGLSELGVEILMLGQTEPGIDQASGHRFLGIWRFPDAQAREALLAGIKATGWYDHFEHVNAAGAGGDFSSHLVELANA, encoded by the coding sequence ATGTCCCACTACCTCGTTGAACTCTATTCCCCCAAGCCCGGCTGGCTGGCGTTGTCGGCGGCGCAGCGCAGCCGGTTCCTGGATGGAATCAAGGCAGGCATGAGCGGCCTGAGCGAGCTTGGCGTCGAAATCCTGATGCTGGGCCAGACCGAACCGGGCATCGACCAGGCCAGCGGCCATCGCTTCCTCGGCATCTGGCGCTTCCCCGATGCCCAGGCCCGCGAAGCCTTGCTGGCAGGCATCAAGGCGACGGGTTGGTACGACCATTTCGAACACGTGAATGCCGCCGGTGCCGGGGGCGACTTTTCAAGTCATCTCGTGGAGCTGGCGAATGCTTGA
- a CDS encoding MarR family winged helix-turn-helix transcriptional regulator, translating to MEKLEQKYLALLGEAERRQLPDLDSIRLCFQVLSLASSIDRDCAALLAPLGLSEGRFVLLFLLDAASDGLAPNALAEQAGVTRATVTGLLDGLERESLIERHADSSDRRSLNIRLTRKGKQMARKAFDQHGRWIASLFLHLSVQERKTLNGLLQKVAAGMADRNDGAGGRP from the coding sequence ATGGAAAAACTCGAACAGAAATACTTGGCCCTTCTGGGCGAAGCCGAACGGCGCCAGCTCCCTGACCTGGACAGCATCCGGCTTTGCTTTCAGGTGCTGTCGCTCGCCTCGTCCATCGACCGCGACTGCGCCGCGCTGCTGGCCCCGCTCGGTCTGTCCGAAGGCCGCTTCGTGCTGTTGTTCCTGCTCGACGCTGCCAGTGACGGCCTGGCTCCCAATGCGCTGGCCGAGCAGGCTGGCGTGACGCGCGCCACCGTCACCGGCCTGCTCGATGGATTGGAGCGCGAGTCGTTGATCGAGCGGCATGCCGATTCAAGCGATCGGCGTTCATTGAACATTCGACTGACGCGCAAGGGCAAGCAGATGGCCCGGAAGGCGTTCGATCAGCACGGCCGCTGGATTGCAAGCCTGTTCCTCCATCTGTCCGTACAAGAGCGAAAGACGCTGAATGGCCTGCTGCAAAAGGTGGCGGCAGGAATGGCCGACCGCAACGATGGGGCGGGAGGTCGGCCATGA
- a CDS encoding metal ABC transporter ATP-binding protein: MLPPAILLNNLTVAYRGHPAVHHLSGEFAPGSLTAIVGPNGAGKTSLLAAIMGRIRPSEGRISLDGVSHDRIAWLPQQAEIDRSFPIRVFDLVALGHWGRLGSFKGIVARQRDAVGEALEAVGLGGFQRRSIAELSAGQFQRVLFARVLLQDAPVILLDEPFNAIDARTTADLLAVVARWHAEARTVIAVLHDLEQVRLHFDRTLLMARRCVAWGPTAEVLHAENLFRARQMAEAWDEDAPVCKEAA, translated from the coding sequence ATGCTTCCTCCCGCCATCCTGTTGAACAACCTCACGGTGGCCTATCGCGGTCATCCCGCCGTGCATCACCTGTCGGGAGAGTTCGCACCGGGCTCGCTCACCGCCATCGTCGGGCCGAACGGTGCCGGCAAGACCAGTCTGCTCGCCGCGATCATGGGGCGCATCCGGCCGAGCGAGGGCCGCATTTCTCTCGATGGCGTTTCGCACGATCGCATTGCCTGGCTGCCGCAGCAGGCCGAGATCGACCGGAGCTTTCCGATCCGGGTGTTCGACTTGGTGGCGCTCGGGCACTGGGGGCGGCTCGGCAGCTTCAAGGGCATCGTCGCGCGGCAGCGCGACGCCGTGGGAGAGGCGCTGGAGGCCGTCGGCCTTGGCGGCTTCCAGCGCCGCAGCATCGCCGAGCTGTCGGCAGGGCAGTTCCAGCGCGTGCTCTTTGCACGCGTGCTGCTGCAGGACGCACCGGTGATCCTGCTGGACGAACCGTTCAATGCAATCGACGCGCGCACCACCGCCGACCTGCTGGCCGTGGTCGCGCGCTGGCATGCCGAGGCGCGCACCGTCATCGCGGTGCTGCACGACCTCGAGCAGGTGCGCCTGCATTTCGATCGCACCCTGCTCATGGCGCGGCGCTGCGTGGCCTGGGGGCCCACGGCCGAAGTGCTGCATGCCGAGAACCTGTTTCGCGCGCGCCAGATGGCCGAGGCGTGGGACGAGGATGCGCCCGTGTGCAAGGAGGCGGCATGA
- a CDS encoding metal ABC transporter permease, translating into MNAGALLVQPFVEYGFMRRALVATLALGLGSAPIGTLLVLRRMSLVGDAMGHALLPGAALGFLFAGFSLAAMSAGGFFAALAVALAAGFVTRVTSQREDASFAAFYLIALALGVLLVSTRGSSVDLMHMLFGTILAVDDAALLLMAGVASLTLVVLAVVYRPLLVECLDPGFLRNVGGPGSLVHGVFLVLTVANLVAGFQALGTLMAVGLMMLPATAARFWAAEVWSLALVAAGMALLSGFAGLLLSFHAQWPSGPAIVLVAGVAYLLSLAFGPNGGLLARFLRSRAHRNA; encoded by the coding sequence ATGAACGCCGGGGCCTTGCTGGTGCAGCCCTTCGTGGAATACGGCTTCATGCGCCGCGCGCTGGTGGCCACGCTGGCGCTCGGCTTGGGCAGCGCGCCGATCGGCACCTTGCTGGTGCTGCGGCGCATGAGCCTCGTGGGCGACGCGATGGGGCACGCGCTGCTGCCGGGCGCAGCGCTCGGCTTTCTGTTTGCCGGCTTCTCGCTGGCGGCGATGAGTGCCGGTGGATTCTTCGCCGCGCTCGCCGTGGCGCTGGCGGCGGGTTTCGTCACGCGCGTGACGTCTCAGCGCGAAGACGCGAGCTTCGCGGCCTTCTACCTGATTGCGCTCGCGCTGGGTGTGCTGCTGGTGTCGACCCGCGGCAGCAGCGTCGACCTGATGCACATGCTTTTCGGCACCATCCTTGCCGTGGACGACGCGGCGCTGCTGCTGATGGCCGGCGTCGCGAGCCTGACCCTGGTCGTGCTGGCGGTGGTCTATCGGCCGCTGCTCGTGGAATGCCTCGACCCGGGCTTTCTGCGCAATGTGGGCGGGCCCGGCTCGCTGGTGCACGGCGTCTTTCTGGTTCTTACCGTCGCCAACCTGGTGGCGGGCTTCCAGGCGCTGGGCACGCTGATGGCGGTCGGCTTGATGATGCTGCCGGCCACCGCGGCGCGCTTCTGGGCTGCCGAAGTCTGGAGCCTTGCGCTCGTTGCCGCCGGCATGGCGCTGCTGTCCGGCTTTGCCGGGCTGCTGCTGTCTTTCCATGCGCAGTGGCCCTCGGGTCCCGCGATCGTGCTGGTGGCGGGCGTGGCCTACCTGCTGTCGCTGGCCTTCGGCCCGAATGGCGGACTGCTCGCCCGGTTTTTGCGTTCACGCGCTCATCGAAATGCCTGA
- a CDS encoding metal ABC transporter substrate-binding protein, whose translation MNFPSDSARRRFFTASLIALPLPVLAQSTAPHPLRIVASFSILADMAREIGGSTVDVAALVGPDSDAHVFQPSPADARRLANAELVVVNGLGFEGWMDRLVRSSGYRGPVLVASEGVPVRRMGRASDPHAWQDLANAQRYAANLRDAMVRARPAFAAEIGQRCASYIERLQALDRDVRARFDAVPRQHRRVISSHDAFGYFGAAYGVEFLAPQGMNTDSEASAASVARLIDQIRREDVRAVFVENISDPRLVQRIAREGGVTVGGRLYSDALSAPGTEADTYLKLFAHNAATIASALSAKR comes from the coding sequence ATGAACTTCCCATCAGATTCCGCGCGCCGCCGGTTCTTCACCGCGTCGCTCATCGCACTGCCGCTGCCGGTGCTTGCCCAATCCACTGCGCCGCATCCGCTGCGCATCGTTGCGAGCTTTTCGATCCTCGCCGACATGGCACGCGAGATCGGCGGCAGCACGGTCGACGTCGCGGCCCTGGTCGGCCCGGATTCCGACGCGCACGTCTTCCAGCCGAGCCCGGCCGATGCGCGTCGCCTCGCCAATGCCGAGCTGGTCGTCGTCAACGGGCTCGGGTTCGAAGGCTGGATGGACCGCCTGGTGCGCTCATCCGGCTATCGCGGTCCCGTCCTCGTGGCCAGCGAGGGCGTGCCGGTGCGCCGCATGGGCCGCGCGTCCGATCCGCACGCATGGCAGGACCTTGCGAACGCGCAGCGCTATGCCGCGAACCTTCGCGATGCCATGGTGCGGGCACGGCCGGCGTTCGCAGCCGAGATTGGCCAGCGCTGCGCCAGCTACATCGAGCGGCTTCAGGCGCTCGACCGCGATGTTCGCGCACGTTTCGACGCGGTGCCGCGCCAGCATCGCCGCGTGATCAGCTCGCACGATGCATTCGGCTATTTCGGCGCCGCCTACGGCGTCGAGTTTCTTGCGCCGCAGGGCATGAACACCGACAGCGAAGCCTCGGCCGCCTCGGTTGCGCGCCTGATCGACCAGATCCGGCGCGAGGACGTGCGCGCGGTGTTCGTCGAGAACATTTCCGACCCGCGCCTGGTCCAGCGCATTGCGCGCGAAGGCGGTGTCACCGTCGGCGGCCGGCTTTATTCCGACGCGCTGTCGGCGCCGGGAACCGAGGCGGACACCTACCTGAAGCTGTTCGCGCACAACGCCGCAACCATTGCCTCGGCTCTCTCGGCGAAGCGCTGA
- a CDS encoding CobW family GTP-binding protein: MSLIPVTILTGFLGSGKTTLLNRILKEQHGHKVAVIENEFGEAGIDNELLMQDEGEQIIEMNNGCICCTVRGDLVRILGELAERRRNGSASFERVIIETTGLADPAPVAQTFFVDEEISQTYLLDAIVTLVDAKHAMAQLDEHHEAQEQVGFADRILLSKTDLVSADEVRALEQRLVRMNARAPITAAHFGQAPIDQLLDIRGFNLNAILEIEPDFLTDVEHEHDDDVSSFVFRAERPFDAARLEDFFGAILRIYGTHLMRYKGVIAVTGLDTRVVLQGVHMLMGTEAGANWKQDEPRHSRIVFIGKQLPRDVLVQGLEQCLAAA; encoded by the coding sequence ATGAGCCTCATTCCCGTCACCATCCTCACCGGCTTTCTCGGCAGCGGCAAGACCACGCTGCTCAACCGCATCCTGAAGGAGCAGCACGGCCACAAGGTGGCCGTGATCGAAAACGAGTTCGGCGAAGCCGGCATCGACAACGAACTGCTGATGCAGGACGAGGGTGAACAGATCATCGAGATGAACAACGGCTGCATCTGCTGCACGGTGCGCGGCGATCTGGTGCGCATCCTCGGCGAGCTCGCGGAGCGCCGCAGGAACGGCAGCGCGAGCTTCGAGCGCGTGATCATCGAGACCACCGGGCTGGCCGATCCGGCGCCCGTGGCGCAGACCTTCTTCGTCGATGAAGAGATCAGCCAGACCTATCTGCTCGATGCGATCGTGACGCTGGTCGACGCCAAGCATGCGATGGCGCAGCTCGACGAGCACCATGAAGCGCAGGAGCAGGTGGGTTTCGCGGACCGCATCCTGTTGTCCAAGACCGACCTGGTGTCGGCCGACGAGGTGAGGGCGCTCGAGCAACGCCTTGTGCGCATGAATGCACGCGCGCCGATCACCGCGGCGCATTTCGGCCAGGCGCCGATCGACCAGCTGCTCGACATCCGCGGGTTCAACCTGAACGCCATCCTGGAGATCGAACCCGACTTCCTGACCGATGTGGAGCACGAGCACGACGATGATGTCTCCAGCTTCGTGTTTCGCGCCGAGCGGCCTTTCGATGCGGCGCGGCTGGAGGATTTCTTCGGCGCCATCCTTCGGATCTACGGCACCCATCTGATGCGCTACAAGGGCGTGATCGCGGTGACCGGCCTGGACACCCGTGTCGTGCTCCAGGGCGTTCACATGCTGATGGGCACCGAGGCCGGGGCGAACTGGAAGCAGGACGAGCCGCGCCACAGCCGCATCGTCTTCATCGGCAAGCAGCTGCCCAGGGATGTGCTGGTGCAGGGACTCGAACAATGCCTGGCCGCAGCATGA
- a CDS encoding TonB-dependent receptor, giving the protein MACIAGLAMHPVASRAQAALPAVEVSAGETAPGSSLGLDAPSATGSRLGLAPRETPASVSSLGSADIAERNLARAQDVAVRFPGVTESPAPGNGGTRLVARGFAGHNSVAQLVDGTRLVVASGTVTYPFSTWPFESVEVLRGPASVLFGDGAIGAAVNYITKKPRFDRTEREAFFSLGSFGTRQGSIGLRGPINDSLAYSVYVDAGKSDGFRRFENYDRQNYALALAARPSSALKFTLSLDGGRNDDARYFGTPLVDGVLDGRLRRTNFNVDDSVVKYDDRMWRAKAEYQLGDSIQLRNELYHLTAGRHWRNTEAYTFNRAGTRVGRSDYVEILHDQEQTGNRFDATLDGTLGGLKNRFVAGLDWYRTTLLHTNNSPYGGASTVDPFFFTPGNFISPVPTRPGRHSTLETTALFAEDALELAPGWKLVTGLRSDRMSFDNNDLRTGTRLSKKYSPVTGRIGAVWAPSDAVSFYGQYGTGTDPLSGALSLPNGGNTFDLTKGRQIEVGAKGSLPAVKGEWTLALYRIEKRNLLSRDASDPRATQQVGRQSSTGIELAMAAEPLTGWTVDANAAFLRARYDDFNEVVAGRAVSRAGNIPIDVPERTANLWTAYRFLPRWQLGIGARYVGERQSNAANTARLPAYTVFDASLAYAYSRSLDFSLAVKNLTDRDYAVSGTGNVRWLLGAPRTVQLTARARF; this is encoded by the coding sequence ATGGCATGCATCGCCGGCCTGGCGATGCACCCCGTCGCATCGCGCGCCCAGGCGGCGTTGCCGGCCGTCGAGGTATCGGCCGGCGAAACCGCTCCCGGCAGCAGCCTGGGCCTCGACGCACCGAGCGCGACCGGCTCGCGCCTGGGCCTTGCGCCGCGCGAGACGCCGGCCAGCGTCAGCAGCCTGGGCAGCGCCGACATCGCCGAACGCAACCTGGCCCGTGCGCAGGATGTCGCCGTTCGATTCCCCGGCGTCACCGAATCGCCGGCGCCCGGCAACGGCGGCACCCGCCTGGTCGCGCGGGGCTTCGCGGGGCACAACTCGGTGGCGCAACTGGTCGACGGCACCCGGCTGGTGGTGGCGTCCGGCACTGTGACCTATCCGTTCTCCACCTGGCCTTTCGAGTCGGTCGAGGTGCTCAGGGGGCCGGCCTCGGTGCTCTTTGGCGACGGTGCGATCGGAGCGGCAGTCAACTACATCACCAAGAAGCCCCGGTTCGACCGCACGGAGCGAGAAGCCTTCTTCAGCCTGGGCTCCTTCGGCACCCGGCAAGGCAGTATCGGCCTGCGCGGGCCGATCAATGACAGCCTGGCCTATTCCGTCTACGTCGACGCGGGCAAGAGCGATGGCTTTCGGCGCTTCGAGAATTACGACCGGCAGAACTACGCGCTCGCCCTTGCGGCGCGCCCGAGCAGCGCGCTCAAGTTCACGCTGTCGCTCGACGGCGGCCGCAATGACGATGCCCGCTACTTCGGCACGCCGCTCGTCGATGGCGTGCTCGACGGTCGCCTGCGGCGCACCAATTTCAACGTGGACGATTCCGTCGTGAAGTATGACGACCGCATGTGGCGCGCCAAGGCCGAATACCAGCTCGGCGACAGCATTCAGCTGCGCAATGAGCTCTACCACCTGACGGCCGGGCGCCACTGGCGCAACACCGAGGCCTACACGTTCAACAGGGCAGGCACGCGGGTCGGCCGCAGCGACTACGTCGAGATCCTGCACGACCAGGAGCAGACCGGTAACCGGTTCGATGCCACGCTCGACGGCACGCTCGGCGGCCTGAAGAACCGTTTCGTTGCCGGCCTGGACTGGTACCGCACAACCCTGTTGCACACCAACAATTCGCCCTACGGCGGCGCGAGCACGGTCGATCCGTTCTTCTTCACGCCCGGCAACTTCATCAGCCCGGTGCCAACGCGCCCGGGACGCCATTCGACACTGGAGACGACCGCGCTCTTCGCGGAGGATGCGCTGGAACTCGCCCCCGGATGGAAGCTCGTGACCGGCCTGCGCAGCGACCGCATGAGCTTCGACAACAACGATCTGCGCACAGGCACCCGTCTGTCGAAGAAATACAGTCCGGTCACGGGCCGCATCGGCGCGGTGTGGGCTCCCAGCGATGCGGTTTCCTTCTATGGCCAATACGGAACGGGAACCGACCCATTGAGCGGTGCGCTGTCGCTTCCGAACGGTGGCAACACCTTCGACCTGACCAAGGGCCGGCAGATCGAAGTGGGCGCCAAGGGCAGCCTGCCCGCAGTCAAGGGCGAATGGACGCTTGCCCTCTACCGCATCGAGAAGCGCAACCTGCTGTCCCGCGATGCCAGCGATCCCAGGGCCACTCAACAGGTCGGGCGCCAATCGTCGACCGGCATCGAACTGGCCATGGCGGCAGAGCCGCTGACCGGCTGGACGGTCGATGCCAATGCGGCGTTCCTGCGTGCCCGCTATGACGATTTCAACGAGGTGGTCGCCGGGCGTGCTGTCTCCCGCGCAGGCAACATCCCGATCGACGTGCCCGAACGCACGGCCAACCTGTGGACGGCTTACCGCTTCCTGCCTCGATGGCAGTTGGGCATCGGCGCACGTTACGTTGGCGAGCGGCAGTCCAATGCTGCCAACACGGCGCGGCTGCCGGCCTACACGGTGTTCGATGCGTCGCTGGCCTATGCGTATTCGCGCAGCCTGGACTTCAGCCTGGCCGTCAAGAACCTGACGGACCGCGACTACGCTGTTTCGGGCACCGGCAACGTGCGCTGGCTGCTCGGGGCGCCGCGCACGGTGCAACTGACGGCGCGTGCGCGCTTCTGA